In the Triticum aestivum cultivar Chinese Spring chromosome 2B, IWGSC CS RefSeq v2.1, whole genome shotgun sequence genome, tgcatcaattGCTCGTGTCCGAGACCGCGGTTCCGGTAGATGGTGACTTGCCCCATCTTCGACCCTCTCCTCTAATCCATCAGCTTTGCACGGTCTTCAAACTCTTGCACGTCGAGGAGGAGGGCCATCATCTCGACGTCGCGTCTTGAAGCAACTCCTCAATGTCTGAATCGTCCGATGACGACCAACCGGAATCATCGAACAACGACTCCATGTCGTCAGTGTTCACCTCCATCTACACAATACAACAAACAATAAATTGTGAGTGCCAACAATGAATCAAAAAGGGAAAAATGgaacaaaaaggaagaaaaggaggcATACCTACAGAGAGCTCGAGGCGACGCGGCTGCCTCTGGCCCGCCTGGCCTCTAGCGCGGCAGCGAGGAGGCCTGGGGGGCGGGGCACAGCGACTGGGGGGCGGGGCGCGCGGCTCCTCTGGCTGCTACGCGGGGTGGGAGGCGGCGGGGGACGGCAGATCCGGCGGCAAGGACTGCGGCGCAGCTGCATCAGCCTCGCGCGCGTTGAGGGGATGCGGGGGGCAGCCGGAATGGGGTGGGTGGCGGCCGgaatggcggcgggcggcggcccgcagctcgggtgggtgcgggcgAGAGGTTGGGGACAGGGAAAACTCCCTCCTGCGCTCAGCCGGAACACGGGTGCGGGTTGGGGTTGTTTTCGCTCCCCAACCCTCACTTCTACAGGTTGGGAGGGGGTTTGAGGGTTGGACCCTTAAATTttttttgagggtttgagggttaagGGGTTCTAGTCTACGCGTTTTTTCGCTCGCAAACTGTAAAAAAATCGATTATTTATAAAGGTTTGACGGTACTAGTAGTGATGCTCTTAGATGTAGTCTGTGTCTGGGTTCTCAAAGTTTCGGTCATTTGTGAAGCAAGGGATGTTCACTTCTGAAGCAAATGGTGTACAATCTGGTTGGCTGTAGCCTAAACCAAGGTTTTATTATTTTCAGATGGTTTCACTAGCGTTGTAGCCCGAATAACTTGCTATCGTGTTCGCCAGTAGCCTGCAGTTCTTGAACTAGAAATATATGCATTTCTTATGTTGGATCCTGCTTATACCCATGTAACATTCAGTGGGCTGCTGCCTATTACCCACCAAACAGTGTTGGGACAGAGTGGGCTGTGGTGGGAGGCCCATGTACAGTCCCCCCTGCTGCCTGACTGACCAGCACACACACACCTTCACTGGGCGGCACACAGGAGGGCAAAAAGTCCAAGGTCACACACAATAGGAACGGCCACCATAAAAACTTGTCACAAACAAAAAAAAAGGCATCATAAAAATTGGTCCGTCTCAATATTCACACGTACGTGAGTCTGTCTGTCTATGCATATGTATGATTGATGAACCAACAAACCACCCCATAGAAGAAGAAAAACTGAGGAAGAAAAAAAAGGGCCTTCTTAACTCTTCAATTCAATAAATCAAATACAGCAGACTTAGGGCGGGCAGGCTTGTTGCTTCTGTATACATTAAGATGGTGACTACCAATGGCGCCCCTCCTCAAAGCTTCACTTAATTCGCAAGAGAATCTCAAACGGATTAACCCCCGCAGCAGTTTAGCTATGAAGGGACCGACGCACGATGATCTGGTGTTGCCGTGTCATCGTTTCAGTCAGGATGCTGCTTCGGACAGGCTGGGCTTTGCTAGAGGAGGAGCGGGGGCGGCTTGTCGGAATAAGATTAGCAAGTCATCGGGGGTATTTTGGTACAGTAATTACAGTGATCGTCGGTGGTGGTGGCGTCAATCATCATCGCCTGCAAGAGAGTCCGTGCGTTAAAACTTGCATGTTCATTCCATATTCAGGCAGCAACTGAACTATCTcaatcatgaaaactagaagaaaatCTATATATGGCCGACGAATTAGTGCTTACTGGCTTGTGGATCGACATGGACAAAGAAACTGGCAGCAACTATTAGATAACACAGGACCAGCATAAGTCCTTTCAGATAGTTTGCAATACCATCCTGCATAAAAAAAGAaagacaaacaaataagcacatgatGCTGAAGCTTTACCAAGATGGATGTCTGTAGAACCAACTAGAAATATGCCCTCAAGGAGTACAAAACACATTACAAGCTCACCATGCATGTTTATGTTTAACCAAAAGATTCTTGGTACCACTTAAGAACTTACCTGTAGCATAAATGCCACAACAAGCACTGTTATGAAGAGAGTTGCTGTCTCAAATAGTTGGAAATTCAAGTCCATCTTTTGCCCCATCATCCAACCAACGACAACACAAAATGGAATCTGTATTAACAGACAACACATGTTAAGTTTCAAAAATGAGAAATCAGACATGATGCGCAGACCAAAACAGAATGTGGAGGAATAGCAGTAATCAACAAACGACGCAGACCAGTAGAACATTTAACATTTAACTCCCTAGTAAGCAAAAAAAGACCAGAATTGTACTTGGCTGGACAAGTGCTAACATTCACACAGTACACAGATATCACAATGGGATATTAAATTCAAAAGCATTACCACAAACATTGATATCTGCGTTGACGATCCAATTGCAACACCTATTGTTATGTCCTATAGCAGCGCAAAGCAAATGCAAAAACAGTTAGAAGGATGCTAAAGGGGGAAAAACATCggcagtaaccacatacaaacacTTACGAGCTTATCTTTCATGGCAAACATTATTGCGCTAGCATGTTCTGCTGCATTGCCCACGATAGGAAGCAAAATAACACTGATAAAAGCCACTGGTAGGTTCAATGAATCAGATGCTCCCTGGAAGCAATAGAGCAAAACAATAATCAATTACATCCTAGCAGAGTATACAGTTAACCTGTAAGATTAGCACTATATTGGTACTCTCTCCATTCCAATTGATAAAACATGCACGCTTTTCAAGATTTAACTTTCACCATCAATTAGACCAATAATGTATGAGTCATGTGACTTGAAAATTGTAGATGCACATTTTCCCTGACACACTGAGTGCACATTATCAACAAAACGGATTTTCTCAAGTCATCAACTATGTTAGCTTTAATTAACTTCAGTTATAACATATGAAGAAAAACTGATAATTTTGTTGTCTTTTTCTACTGGGGAAGAAAGAAAATACCTCAATGGCATTAACCAGGTACTCTGAAAGGACAGAAATCCATATCGTTAACACTGCAAGCCACACAATAGCCTCCCACATGCTAATTTCTACCTCTTCATCTTCCTCGGTGGCATCCTCATTAGGCACTTCTTCCTGCAATATCATAACATTGGTGAAACTTTCAGCAAATGATGAGCATGGTTTGCAGCTATATTTTGAAGTGATCTTCTTTAAGGAAATTTAGTTTATCATATGGCGTTCCAAATTGAAAGCACCAATATAGTTTGTCATCAGCAAGGACACGCCTATGGCATATATTATCAGAGCGATGGTCATGTTATCAGCAAGAAGTAAACAATTGAGGTACCACACTTACACTGCCAATTTGACTGTAACTGCTATTCCGTGCACTTAGTTGAAAATAAAGATAGCTTGCATATGCCACGAGCATAATACAACTACTGAACCTTGAAAGAGCAAGCTCAGAAGCTCCTTGCTGTATTTCTGATTTTGTGAAATGAAGGACAGCAGGAAACATCAGCCCCATAACAGCCATCAACAGTAAACCTGAGTTAACAACAGCAGTTGCCTGTTGTAAAGAAAATTGTGAGTTCACTATCAGAGATTTCCCTTGGAAAAAATAAAATCAACCACACAAACATCACCTTGCTGAAGACTTGGTCTTTATTGCGATGAATAATACCACCAGCAAAGAAAGCACAGCCAACCACCAATAGCATATTTGATAATATAGAACCCAATAGCGATTGCTGAACTACTCGGATCATCCCATTTTTTAAAGCATATATTGCTATAATCATCTCAGTTGCATTTCCAAATGTGGCATTCAGAAGGCCTCCAACTGCAGTTTGGAGAAAAGTAAGATATTGTTCttatttcataaattcaaaaattACAATTTCAAATAAGTTATAAACCATAGTGACAAAA is a window encoding:
- the LOC123047062 gene encoding vacuolar cation/proton exchanger 3 — protein: MMENHQIEMGALKANVLDLPNGVLRSSMIPSWSLHTTVKRVLQSIRTVIFTSKLNLLMPFGPATIVLYYTTNWHGVIFLFSMLGITPLAERLGYATEQLAVYTGPTLGGLLNATFGNATEMIIAIYALKNGMIRVVQQSLLGSILSNMLLVVGCAFFAGGIIHRNKDQVFSKATAVVNSGLLLMAVMGLMFPAVLHFTKSEIQQGASELALSRFSSCIMLVAYASYLYFQLSARNSSYSQIGSEEVPNEDATEEDEEVEISMWEAIVWLAVLTIWISVLSEYLVNAIEGASDSLNLPVAFISVILLPIVGNAAEHASAIMFAMKDKLDITIGVAIGSSTQISMFVIPFCVVVGWMMGQKMDLNFQLFETATLFITVLVVAFMLQDGIANYLKGLMLVLCYLIVAASFFVHVDPQASDDD